A genomic window from Anthocerotibacter panamensis C109 includes:
- the zds gene encoding 9,9'-di-cis-zeta-carotene desaturase, whose translation MKVAVIGAGLAGLSTAVELAEAGHQVTVLEERPFVGGKVASWQNRQGDHLEMGLHVFFGCYENLFALVEKLGIRDHFLPKEHTHVFVNRGGALASLDFRNFGKAPFHGLKAFVTTGQITAADKVRNGLALVPLVRGLVDYEGAMAAIRTRDDMTFAHWFRRYGGSQNALNRLWNPIAYALGFIDTEHISARCMLTIFQIFAVKTEASKLNFLDGAPATRLHQPLVDYILARGGAIKTQASVREVVTDGAKVCGIVLKSGEKIQADAYVCAAAADGVKRILPAQWRKHDLFDRIYNLKSVPVATVQLRFDGWVTDIDNLMYTADADFSCFADLALTSPKDYFAKGEGSLLQLVLTPGDPFMPMENSQIAQHTLQQVQELLPSTRKQKLLRWNVVKLARSLYEEAPGMERNRPTQQTPIPNFFLAGSYTKQDYIDSMEGAVLSGKLCAQAVLEAT comes from the coding sequence GTGAAGGTTGCAGTTATCGGCGCGGGGCTGGCTGGACTGAGTACAGCAGTCGAGTTGGCCGAGGCGGGTCATCAGGTGACCGTCCTCGAAGAGCGGCCCTTTGTGGGCGGCAAGGTGGCAAGCTGGCAGAACCGTCAGGGCGATCACCTGGAAATGGGTTTACACGTCTTTTTTGGGTGCTATGAAAATCTCTTTGCTCTGGTGGAGAAGCTGGGCATCCGTGACCATTTCTTGCCCAAGGAGCATACCCATGTCTTTGTCAATCGGGGCGGGGCTTTGGCGAGCCTCGACTTTCGCAATTTTGGCAAGGCACCCTTTCATGGGCTGAAGGCATTTGTCACCACAGGGCAGATCACAGCAGCAGATAAAGTCCGCAATGGATTGGCGCTGGTGCCCTTAGTACGAGGGCTAGTGGACTATGAGGGGGCTATGGCGGCAATCCGTACTCGGGACGATATGACTTTTGCCCATTGGTTCCGGCGCTATGGCGGCTCTCAGAATGCCCTCAACCGCCTATGGAACCCCATCGCCTATGCGCTGGGCTTCATTGATACCGAGCATATCTCGGCTCGTTGTATGTTGACCATCTTCCAGATCTTCGCCGTCAAGACCGAAGCCTCCAAGCTCAACTTTTTGGACGGGGCTCCAGCAACGCGCCTGCATCAACCGCTTGTGGACTATATTTTGGCCCGAGGCGGAGCCATCAAGACCCAAGCCAGTGTGCGCGAGGTTGTGACAGACGGAGCAAAAGTCTGTGGAATTGTGCTCAAGTCAGGGGAGAAAATTCAGGCGGATGCCTATGTGTGCGCGGCGGCAGCGGACGGGGTGAAGCGGATTCTACCAGCACAATGGCGCAAACATGACCTGTTTGACCGTATCTATAACCTCAAATCGGTCCCGGTAGCGACGGTACAGTTGCGCTTTGATGGTTGGGTGACAGACATCGACAACCTAATGTACACTGCCGATGCTGATTTCTCCTGCTTTGCAGACCTAGCGCTCACAAGCCCCAAGGATTATTTTGCCAAGGGCGAAGGCTCGCTCTTACAGCTAGTCCTGACCCCCGGCGACCCCTTCATGCCCATGGAAAACAGCCAAATCGCCCAACATACGCTCCAACAGGTCCAAGAACTGCTCCCCTCGACCCGCAAGCAAAAACTCCTGCGCTGGAACGTAGTTAAACTCGCCCGTTCGCTCTACGAGGAAGCTCCGGGCATGGAGCGCAACCGCCCGACCCAACAGACGCCGATCCCCAACTTTTTCCTAGCAGGCTCCTACACCAAGCAGGATTATATTGACTCGATGGAGGGCGCGGTGTTGTCCGGGAAGTTATGTGCGCAGGCGGTATTGGAGGCTACATGA
- the lipA gene encoding lipoyl synthase: MSQRLPLWVRRSIGRASDISTVQKIIRERQIHTICEEGRCPNRAECYAQKTATFLLMGPVCTRACGFCQVTSGKGRALDPEEPAKVAQSVVLLGLDYVVLTSVARDDLPDQGAGWFAQTMEAIRTARPGTQIEVLTPDFRGVVSCIQTVVAAQPACYNHNIETVERLQRTVRRGATYANTLKVLRTVKDLDPAIPTKSGLMLGHGETVPEIRATLEDLRQVDCDRLTLGQYLQPSQEHLSVQKYWTPQEFDELGEMARGMGFKDVRSGPLVRSSYHAGQMGAVP; encoded by the coding sequence ATGTCTCAACGACTCCCGCTGTGGGTCCGCCGCTCTATCGGACGGGCTAGTGATATCTCTACGGTCCAGAAGATCATCCGCGAGCGCCAGATTCACACGATCTGTGAAGAGGGCCGCTGCCCCAACCGGGCTGAGTGCTATGCCCAAAAGACGGCGACTTTTCTGTTGATGGGGCCGGTTTGCACCCGAGCTTGCGGATTTTGTCAGGTGACAAGCGGCAAAGGACGTGCGCTCGACCCGGAGGAACCAGCTAAGGTGGCCCAGTCGGTGGTCCTGCTCGGGCTTGACTATGTAGTCCTGACTTCCGTGGCCCGCGACGACCTGCCGGACCAAGGTGCGGGTTGGTTCGCCCAGACCATGGAGGCTATCCGCACAGCCCGTCCGGGGACCCAGATTGAGGTGCTGACCCCCGATTTCAGAGGAGTTGTGTCCTGTATTCAGACGGTGGTGGCAGCCCAGCCTGCTTGCTATAACCACAACATTGAGACGGTTGAACGCCTCCAGCGCACGGTGCGTCGAGGAGCGACCTATGCCAACACGCTCAAAGTCCTGCGCACCGTCAAAGACCTAGACCCCGCGATCCCCACTAAGTCGGGGCTGATGCTGGGGCACGGGGAGACTGTTCCTGAGATCCGGGCGACTTTGGAGGACTTACGTCAGGTAGACTGTGACCGCCTGACGCTTGGGCAGTACCTCCAGCCTTCTCAAGAACACCTGTCAGTCCAGAAATACTGGACGCCCCAAGAGTTTGACGAACTGGGGGAGATGGCACGGGGGATGGGCTTCAAGGATGTGCGCTCGGGGCCTTTGGTGCGCAGTTCCTACCATGCAGGGCAAATGGGGGCTGTGCCCTGA
- a CDS encoding GuaB3 family IMP dehydrogenase-related protein, whose translation MDIQIGRNRTARRAYGIDEIALVPGRSTLDPQLTDTYWELGGITREVPILASAMDSVMDVQTAVSLTALGAIGVLNLQGVQTRYSDPDAILEHIASVSRDEYVSLMQKLYQAPIQPELVQERIRSIKQQGGIAAVSSTPQDAVYLGKLAAASGADLFFVQATVISTAHLAPQGMTSLDLARFIEELPIPVIVGNCVTYDVALDLMKAGAKGLLVGIGPGAACTSRGVLGIGIPQVTAVADCAAARDDYQDQTGRYVPVVADGGIVTGGDLCKSIASGADAVMIGSPLARAEGAPGRGFHWGMATPSPLLPRGTRIKVGTTGTLEEIVRGPARLDDGTHNLLGALKTAMSTLGAKDLKQMQQVEIVIAPSLLTEGKVYQKAQQLGMGKS comes from the coding sequence GTGGATATTCAAATTGGCCGCAATCGTACTGCCCGTCGTGCCTATGGCATAGATGAAATCGCACTGGTGCCTGGGCGCAGTACCCTCGACCCGCAACTGACCGATACCTATTGGGAATTGGGTGGGATTACACGGGAGGTCCCCATCCTCGCTAGCGCCATGGACAGTGTAATGGATGTCCAGACAGCGGTGAGCCTGACTGCCCTGGGGGCGATTGGCGTCCTCAATCTCCAAGGGGTCCAGACCCGCTACAGCGACCCCGATGCCATCTTGGAACATATCGCATCGGTCAGCCGCGACGAGTACGTCTCCTTGATGCAGAAACTCTATCAGGCTCCAATCCAGCCAGAACTCGTCCAAGAGCGCATCCGCAGCATCAAGCAACAAGGTGGGATCGCCGCAGTGAGTAGCACGCCTCAAGATGCGGTCTACCTAGGCAAACTCGCCGCTGCAAGCGGTGCGGACCTATTTTTTGTCCAGGCGACGGTCATCTCTACAGCCCACCTCGCGCCCCAAGGGATGACATCTTTAGACTTAGCCCGCTTCATCGAAGAGCTACCCATCCCGGTGATTGTCGGCAACTGCGTGACCTACGATGTCGCCCTCGACTTGATGAAGGCGGGTGCTAAGGGGCTACTGGTCGGCATTGGTCCTGGGGCCGCCTGCACCTCGCGGGGGGTGTTGGGCATCGGGATTCCCCAGGTGACGGCGGTGGCGGACTGCGCCGCTGCCCGTGACGACTATCAGGACCAGACAGGGCGCTATGTACCTGTAGTCGCAGACGGGGGCATCGTCACGGGTGGAGACCTCTGTAAAAGTATCGCTTCGGGAGCGGACGCCGTGATGATTGGCTCGCCGCTAGCGCGGGCTGAAGGAGCCCCAGGACGGGGATTTCACTGGGGGATGGCGACCCCGAGTCCACTCCTACCCCGAGGAACCCGCATCAAAGTCGGAACCACAGGCACCCTCGAAGAAATTGTGCGCGGACCTGCCCGCCTGGATGACGGTACCCACAACCTCCTCGGAGCGCTCAAGACCGCTATGAGTACGCTCGGGGCAAAAGACCTCAAGCAGATGCAACAGGTAGAAATCGTCATTGCCCCCTCCCTGCTTACCGAGGGCAAAGTCTACCAAAAAGCCCAGCAGTTGGGCATGGGCAAATCCTGA
- the rsmH gene encoding 16S rRNA (cytosine(1402)-N(4))-methyltransferase RsmH, translating to MQEPLPVALTHEPVLLEECLVALAPQDGGLYLDATVGFGGHSRAILEAAQTQIVALDQDPVALAASAQNLAEFAGRVKFVPVNFADFNPEEVLAADFGGFQGVLADLGVSSLQIDSPERGFSWRFEGPLDMRMGRGETTAADLVNTAPEAELARIFHEYGEERYSRRIARALVEQRRKAPFTTTTQLAEAVAQLIGHRQAIHPATRVFQALRIAVNDELGALTRFLERAPDWLATGGVLAVISFHSLEDRLVKWALRRNPELEILTRKPLLPTEAEQRRNPRSRSAKLRYARKPLRNDHDHAS from the coding sequence GTGCAGGAGCCACTACCGGTGGCGTTAACTCACGAACCCGTACTATTGGAAGAGTGCCTCGTAGCCCTGGCCCCCCAGGATGGAGGTCTGTACCTAGATGCCACCGTGGGCTTTGGCGGTCACAGTCGCGCAATCCTTGAAGCGGCTCAGACGCAAATCGTTGCCTTAGACCAGGACCCAGTTGCCCTGGCAGCCAGTGCTCAAAACCTTGCCGAATTCGCGGGACGGGTTAAGTTCGTGCCGGTGAACTTTGCTGATTTTAACCCCGAGGAAGTTTTGGCAGCCGACTTTGGTGGATTCCAGGGAGTTTTGGCAGACCTGGGGGTCAGCTCACTCCAGATCGATAGCCCTGAGCGGGGCTTTAGCTGGCGCTTTGAGGGGCCGCTGGATATGCGCATGGGGCGTGGAGAGACCACCGCTGCCGATCTGGTCAACACGGCCCCTGAGGCGGAACTGGCCCGTATTTTTCACGAATATGGGGAGGAGCGCTACTCTCGTCGGATTGCCCGCGCCTTGGTTGAACAACGCCGCAAAGCTCCTTTCACCACCACCACACAACTGGCTGAAGCGGTAGCCCAACTCATCGGTCACCGACAAGCCATCCATCCGGCTACTCGGGTCTTTCAGGCCCTGCGCATTGCCGTCAACGATGAGTTGGGAGCCCTGACGCGGTTTCTAGAACGGGCTCCAGACTGGCTTGCGACTGGTGGGGTTTTGGCTGTGATCAGTTTTCACTCGCTAGAAGACCGCTTGGTCAAATGGGCTTTGCGCCGCAACCCGGAGCTAGAGATTTTGACGCGCAAACCACTCCTTCCGACCGAAGCCGAACAACGCCGCAATCCCCGTTCCCGCTCTGCCAAGTTACGCTACGCTCGTAAACCTTTGAGGAATGACCATGACCATGCTTCTTAA
- a CDS encoding peptidoglycan D,D-transpeptidase FtsI family protein has protein sequence MRAKDRRGIWRYWAVGLLLILAPGCLGYRFWLLTQDPRLQERATRQQTRTVNTFIPRLTVVDRQDNILATDQPLFTLYVHPQVLLRELTKDRTDPEALQQQIQLISRLLAPLVDQSPEGLATRLRDATVSTVVLSRRVDAGTFRRVRSLVIPRSRVDDTLLQQFEAQHLAPGQRPEAVATQLIPGLEFEMRRQRTYPLGEPFSDVLGFVDYDGKGRAGIEQFYERLLLHPAPPRQVSVNGLGQMLAVEAPAALFSQGLNFSQRLRLTLDTRLQDSATRALNQGMALHKAKRGAAMVMDPQTGAILALAVAPTYDNNRFGAWGSTPKVYQPWPVTELYEPGSTFKPINIAIGLDSGKVKASDVVYDPGSITLSGYTIRNFDGKGRGALTVTDVLKYSNNIGMIKLMSKLRAADYYDRLRKIGIGRKSGVDLPNEAAGVFKDRQQFIRYPVEAATPAFGQGITMTPLQLLRFHCALANGGYLVTPHVVDALVDQEGHVLRQVPQPPPKRIFSEEATRQVRQMLVQVVESGSGKNAQVPGYVIAGKTGTAQKVAPGGRGYVPGKRVTSFVGHFPGDAPRYVILVVFDEPEGRVFGGGTAAPVVQQILKELIGYEGIPPTHTFDPRKNTTSDALN, from the coding sequence ATGCGGGCAAAGGACCGACGGGGGATTTGGCGTTATTGGGCTGTAGGGCTGCTCTTGATTTTGGCTCCAGGCTGCTTGGGGTACCGCTTTTGGCTCCTTACCCAAGACCCCCGGCTCCAGGAGCGGGCCACCAGACAGCAGACGCGCACCGTGAATACCTTTATTCCCCGCCTGACTGTGGTGGACCGCCAAGACAATATCCTCGCCACCGATCAGCCCCTTTTTACGCTCTATGTCCACCCCCAGGTGCTGTTGCGGGAGCTGACTAAAGACCGTACGGACCCCGAAGCCCTCCAACAGCAGATCCAACTGATCAGCCGCCTCTTGGCCCCCCTCGTTGATCAATCTCCCGAAGGGCTGGCGACTCGTCTGAGGGACGCCACGGTCTCGACGGTTGTGCTCTCCCGACGCGTAGATGCAGGAACTTTTCGACGGGTCCGGTCTCTGGTCATCCCCCGTAGCCGAGTAGATGACACCCTCTTGCAGCAATTTGAAGCTCAGCACCTTGCGCCGGGGCAACGACCCGAAGCGGTAGCTACTCAGTTGATTCCTGGACTGGAATTTGAGATGCGCCGCCAGCGCACGTATCCACTAGGTGAGCCCTTCAGCGATGTCCTCGGCTTTGTCGATTACGATGGCAAGGGTCGAGCCGGGATCGAACAGTTTTACGAACGGCTCTTACTTCATCCCGCGCCCCCCCGGCAGGTGAGCGTCAATGGCCTCGGGCAAATGCTCGCTGTCGAGGCTCCAGCGGCTCTTTTTAGCCAGGGGCTCAACTTCAGCCAGCGCCTCCGGTTGACGCTAGATACGCGCCTTCAGGACAGTGCCACCCGTGCTCTCAACCAGGGCATGGCGCTCCACAAGGCCAAACGGGGCGCAGCTATGGTCATGGACCCTCAGACCGGAGCGATCCTGGCTCTGGCAGTCGCTCCCACCTACGATAACAACCGTTTCGGAGCCTGGGGCAGTACCCCCAAGGTCTACCAGCCCTGGCCGGTGACCGAACTCTATGAGCCCGGATCTACTTTTAAGCCCATCAATATTGCTATCGGCCTCGACAGCGGAAAAGTCAAAGCCAGCGATGTGGTCTATGATCCAGGCTCGATCACCCTCTCTGGGTACACCATCCGCAACTTTGATGGCAAAGGACGCGGGGCACTCACGGTCACCGATGTCCTCAAATACTCCAACAACATCGGCATGATCAAGCTGATGTCCAAACTCCGAGCAGCAGACTACTACGACCGTCTACGCAAGATTGGCATCGGGCGCAAAAGTGGGGTGGATTTACCCAATGAGGCTGCTGGGGTCTTTAAGGACCGGCAACAGTTCATCCGCTACCCTGTCGAGGCCGCGACTCCAGCTTTCGGCCAAGGCATTACCATGACCCCGCTCCAGCTCTTGCGCTTCCACTGTGCCCTGGCTAATGGCGGCTATTTGGTCACCCCCCATGTAGTCGATGCCCTGGTAGACCAGGAAGGTCACGTCCTCCGGCAGGTTCCTCAGCCCCCACCCAAGCGCATTTTCTCGGAAGAGGCGACCCGTCAGGTCCGCCAGATGCTCGTCCAGGTTGTGGAGTCCGGCTCAGGCAAAAATGCGCAAGTCCCCGGTTATGTGATCGCAGGCAAGACGGGCACAGCCCAAAAAGTCGCTCCCGGCGGGCGGGGCTACGTTCCAGGCAAACGGGTCACCAGTTTTGTGGGTCACTTTCCCGGTGATGCCCCCCGCTATGTCATTCTAGTCGTCTTCGATGAGCCTGAAGGCCGGGTCTTCGGGGGCGGAACTGCTGCTCCAGTTGTCCAACAGATCCTCAAAGAACTAATTGGCTATGAGGGAATTCCTCCTACGCACACCTTCGATCCCCGAAAGAATACAACTTCGGATGCACTGAACTAG
- the ndhM gene encoding NAD(P)H-quinone oxidoreductase subunit M: MLMSTTRHIHIFAGEVVGEDRIPNDGILTLDIDPDNEFVWNESALQKVHGAFRQLVEQAQGEDLTEYNLRRIGSDLEHLVRAMLQAGEIAYNLEHRVLNYSMGRPQVAPK, encoded by the coding sequence ATGTTGATGTCAACCACCCGCCACATTCATATCTTTGCTGGGGAAGTGGTCGGGGAAGACCGTATCCCCAATGACGGTATCCTCACCCTGGATATCGACCCAGACAACGAATTCGTCTGGAACGAAAGCGCCCTACAAAAAGTACATGGGGCCTTCCGGCAATTGGTAGAACAAGCCCAAGGGGAAGACCTGACCGAGTACAATCTGCGCCGCATCGGCTCGGACCTCGAACACCTCGTCCGTGCCATGCTCCAGGCGGGCGAAATTGCCTATAACCTTGAGCATCGAGTCCTCAACTACAGCATGGGCCGCCCGCAAGTCGCCCCCAAGTGA
- a CDS encoding fatty acid desaturase, translating to MVFVPKTVQPDPLIAQLRQTATLQQILQTIPKHCFRKDALKAGLGLVGNVLFVALGYWALAVNPWLWLQPLLWIFTGTALTGFFVLAHDCAHRSFANSRLINDLVGHLLLLPLLYPFHSWRIKHDQHHRYTNNLAWDNAWTPMAQEQFPVLSGFLQGLYRMARTWGWWLASIGHWALLHFKPSLYKEGRDRRDMQFSVAVVLAFALVLFPALWLYGGLWAVVNLWLMPFFVYHFWMSTFTIVHHTLEEIPFYQEEDWNPAVGQLFSTVHCRYPAWVEFLCHDINVHIPHHVSTGIPYYNLRAAHAALKASWAEYMHETEFSWSLMQRIAARCHLHDEQGAYVTFPDTYTAR from the coding sequence ATGGTTTTTGTGCCAAAAACGGTCCAGCCGGACCCCCTAATTGCCCAGTTACGACAAACGGCGACCCTCCAACAGATTTTACAAACGATTCCGAAGCATTGTTTTCGTAAGGATGCCCTCAAAGCAGGGTTAGGTTTAGTGGGAAATGTGCTGTTTGTCGCCCTTGGGTATTGGGCGCTGGCTGTTAATCCCTGGTTGTGGTTGCAGCCGCTCCTCTGGATTTTCACCGGGACGGCACTGACTGGCTTTTTTGTCCTTGCACATGACTGTGCCCACCGCTCCTTCGCCAACAGTCGCCTCATCAATGACTTGGTGGGTCATCTACTGCTGTTGCCGTTGCTCTATCCCTTTCATAGTTGGCGGATCAAACACGACCAACACCACCGCTACACCAATAATCTGGCTTGGGACAACGCCTGGACCCCCATGGCTCAAGAACAGTTTCCGGTTCTTTCGGGGTTTCTTCAGGGCTTGTACCGGATGGCGCGGACTTGGGGCTGGTGGCTCGCCTCGATTGGGCACTGGGCACTTTTGCACTTCAAGCCCAGCCTCTATAAAGAAGGGCGTGACCGTCGGGATATGCAATTCTCGGTGGCGGTAGTCCTGGCTTTTGCTCTTGTCCTCTTCCCGGCGCTCTGGCTCTATGGGGGGTTATGGGCAGTGGTGAATCTGTGGCTGATGCCCTTTTTCGTCTATCACTTCTGGATGAGTACTTTTACCATTGTTCACCACACGCTTGAGGAGATTCCTTTTTATCAAGAGGAAGACTGGAATCCGGCGGTGGGTCAGTTGTTCTCTACCGTCCACTGTCGCTATCCGGCTTGGGTCGAATTTTTGTGCCACGACATCAATGTCCATATCCCACACCACGTCAGTACTGGCATCCCCTACTACAACCTGCGGGCAGCCCACGCCGCACTCAAGGCTTCGTGGGCGGAGTACATGCACGAGACTGAATTCTCTTGGTCTTTGATGCAGCGTATTGCTGCACGCTGCCACCTCCATGACGAGCAGGGAGCCTACGTTACGTTTCCTGATACCTACACTGCACGCTAA
- a CDS encoding DUF423 domain-containing protein: MNRTFFSFGSAFALMAVAAGAFGAHLLANQLSSTSLEIFQTAARYQMYHALVLLGVAWLCGQRMGRWIDAAGWCFVAGTILFSGSLYALSLGGVKVLGVITPLGGVGFMAGWALLLWFGLTVKK; encoded by the coding sequence ATGAACCGCACCTTTTTTAGTTTTGGCTCGGCTTTTGCGCTCATGGCTGTGGCGGCGGGAGCCTTTGGCGCACATCTGCTAGCAAACCAACTCTCGAGCACATCCCTTGAGATCTTTCAAACCGCCGCTCGCTATCAGATGTACCATGCGCTGGTTCTATTGGGTGTGGCGTGGCTCTGCGGGCAACGGATGGGGCGATGGATAGACGCGGCAGGATGGTGCTTCGTGGCGGGCACCATCCTCTTCTCAGGCAGTCTCTACGCGCTGAGTTTGGGAGGGGTCAAGGTTCTAGGCGTGATAACACCCCTGGGCGGGGTAGGATTTATGGCAGGTTGGGCGCTGTTGTTGTGGTTCGGTTTGACCGTCAAAAAATGA
- a CDS encoding TonB-dependent receptor, whose protein sequence is MNRNPRLILLILGLTLATAGRGQAQSIPTKQDMMAQQGQASSQLLAQADKADDSSSDEVVDLLDEFTVTSSRRQVRLKDTPSSVYIVDRAELERKGANNVGEAIRGVAGVQSNLFGAGADVHGNFFIRGQPNIGIGILVDGRLITNLNQEHFDLADLPVYNVDRVEILTGSGSTLYGSNAIGGVVNVITHQPTGPLEGNVKAEFGSFGYSNYIASYGGKVDRLGYNFAYRQFDTNNDYEYEIQRPTGTFRGIRPNGYSNLRDYQVNLSYDLSDRSHLRLNSYIRNVNKGIAPFSILDPTRPLVDPKNGDQQFEVTRLTDKGYGVALTYDQELGSGKDSQLQFLLALDNNRVTEASATNPADLGTFTDISAFNLQIRHNWQLDPTNNITYGFDYIREFGSSGDSNPGGTFSFDAAAGRPGLFALYTWQPTDRLVLTAGVRETIPDPITARGLTRALAGSLDPSIGVRWQITPTLALRTNYQSVYRAPNFNDLFGRTTHIGNPFLEPQRGTSFDLGLDWQTGNTSLLRLTYFLTKTTNLVDYLLVRNSCAANGIAVDSPQCTEAYDNDPRTNAQRFRVGYPDVHTSGIEAAFNWQVTPEWNVFANATLVDARIIQAPDAGVVNGQLASIDALNGSGGLGEGLFKVDVNERNALIQTQYPLVPYATARLGVSYQQPSGFGVSLFANLSGQRSVDVNHVGPFDTLQAARLAPGSLLPGYTTLDLSTRIPLTPSVTFNGYIDNLLGTFYERSYGNAAPGFNFRGGLSYSF, encoded by the coding sequence ATGAACCGCAACCCCCGTCTTATTCTTCTCATCTTAGGGCTGACTCTGGCTACCGCAGGCAGAGGACAAGCCCAGAGCATTCCCACCAAGCAAGACATGATGGCACAACAGGGTCAGGCAAGCAGCCAGCTTTTGGCCCAAGCAGACAAGGCCGACGATAGCAGCAGTGACGAGGTCGTAGACCTGCTCGATGAATTCACCGTCACCTCTTCGCGCCGTCAGGTGCGCCTAAAAGATACCCCCAGCAGCGTCTATATCGTGGACCGCGCCGAATTGGAGCGCAAAGGCGCGAACAACGTCGGAGAGGCGATCCGGGGCGTGGCGGGAGTACAGAGCAACCTCTTCGGGGCGGGGGCGGATGTCCATGGTAATTTCTTTATTCGCGGGCAGCCCAATATCGGGATTGGCATTCTGGTCGATGGTCGCCTCATTACCAACCTCAATCAGGAACATTTTGACCTCGCGGACCTGCCCGTATACAACGTAGACCGGGTCGAAATCCTGACTGGGAGCGGGTCTACCCTCTACGGCTCCAATGCCATTGGGGGCGTGGTCAACGTGATCACCCACCAACCCACCGGCCCTTTAGAGGGAAATGTCAAAGCGGAATTCGGCAGCTTCGGCTACAGCAACTATATTGCTAGCTACGGCGGCAAGGTTGACCGTCTCGGCTATAATTTCGCCTATCGCCAGTTTGATACCAATAACGATTACGAGTACGAGATCCAGCGCCCGACCGGGACTTTCAGGGGCATCCGGCCCAACGGCTATTCCAACCTGCGCGACTATCAAGTCAATCTCTCTTATGATCTGAGCGACCGTAGCCATCTGCGGCTAAACAGCTACATCCGCAACGTCAATAAGGGTATTGCCCCTTTCTCGATCCTTGATCCGACCCGACCTCTGGTGGACCCGAAGAATGGGGATCAACAGTTTGAGGTCACACGGCTGACCGACAAGGGCTATGGTGTCGCGCTGACCTATGACCAGGAACTGGGCTCGGGCAAGGATTCCCAACTCCAGTTCCTCCTCGCCCTTGACAACAACCGGGTTACCGAAGCCTCAGCTACCAATCCTGCAGACCTGGGGACCTTCACCGACATTTCCGCTTTTAACCTACAGATCCGCCACAACTGGCAACTCGACCCGACCAACAACATCACCTACGGCTTCGATTACATCCGCGAATTCGGCTCCTCCGGCGACAGCAATCCTGGGGGGACGTTTAGTTTTGACGCAGCGGCGGGGCGTCCCGGCCTCTTTGCCCTCTACACGTGGCAGCCGACGGACCGTTTGGTTCTCACTGCCGGAGTCCGCGAGACCATCCCCGACCCCATTACTGCCCGAGGATTGACGCGGGCGCTAGCCGGTTCGCTGGACCCGAGCATCGGCGTACGCTGGCAGATCACCCCGACTTTGGCCCTCAGGACCAACTACCAAAGCGTCTACCGCGCCCCTAATTTCAATGACCTCTTTGGTCGTACCACCCACATCGGCAATCCGTTCTTGGAACCGCAGCGGGGAACTTCGTTCGATCTCGGGCTGGATTGGCAGACCGGCAATACCAGCTTGCTCCGGCTGACCTACTTTCTCACCAAGACCACGAATCTGGTGGACTATCTGCTGGTGCGTAACTCCTGCGCAGCCAACGGCATCGCTGTGGACAGCCCCCAGTGCACGGAGGCATACGACAATGACCCACGCACCAATGCTCAACGCTTCCGGGTCGGCTACCCTGACGTGCACACTTCCGGGATCGAGGCCGCATTCAACTGGCAAGTCACCCCGGAGTGGAACGTTTTCGCCAACGCGACCCTGGTCGATGCTCGAATTATCCAAGCCCCCGACGCCGGTGTTGTGAACGGTCAATTGGCGTCCATTGACGCACTCAATGGCTCCGGGGGCTTAGGCGAAGGGCTCTTTAAGGTAGATGTGAACGAGCGCAATGCCCTAATCCAGACCCAGTACCCGCTCGTCCCCTACGCCACCGCTCGGCTGGGGGTGAGCTATCAGCAACCCAGCGGGTTTGGGGTGAGTCTCTTCGCTAACCTCTCCGGCCAGCGTTCCGTCGATGTCAACCACGTCGGCCCTTTCGACACCCTCCAAGCGGCTCGCCTCGCACCGGGATCTCTGCTACCGGGATATACTACTCTGGACCTCTCGACGCGCATTCCTTTGACCCCAAGCGTGACCTTCAATGGCTACATCGACAACCTTTTGGGGACTTTCTACGAGCGCTCCTACGGCAATGCCGCACCGGGCTTCAACTTCCGGGGGGGGCTCAGCTACTCGTTCTGA